One Castanea sativa cultivar Marrone di Chiusa Pesio chromosome 4, ASM4071231v1 DNA window includes the following coding sequences:
- the LOC142630616 gene encoding CASP-like protein 1F1, with amino-acid sequence MASLEAKFPQNPPLKTQKLVLGAQIGLRILTVSFTLAATWVVLTSRQSTMAFGIPVDARYSYSPTFKFLAFANAIVCVLSVLSLLLVFFLCHQGSNPAKFYYLFLHDLSMTLLVLAGSAAATAEGNIGRYGNTHSGWMPVCDYVGKFCNKMTTSVILSYLAFACLVMLTILSASNCRLIQV; translated from the exons ATGGCTAGCCTTGAAGCCAAGTTTCCACAAAACCCACCTCTGAAAACCCAAAAGCTTGTCCTTGGAGCCCAAATTGGGCTGAGAATTTTGACAGTTTCCTTTACATTGGCTGCAACATGGGTGGTGCTAACTAGCCGGCAATCAACGATGGCTTTTGGTATCCCCGTTGATGCTCGATATAGCTACTCCCCTACTTTCAA GTTCTTAGCTTTTGCAAATGCTATTGTTTGTGTCCTCTCTGTCCTATCTTTGCTCCTTGTTTTCTTCCTTTGTCATCAAGGCTCAAACCCTGCCAAGTTCTACTACTTGTTCCTTCATGATTTG TCTATGACGTTGCTGGTTCTTGCTGGGTCCGCGGCTGCAACTGCTGAAGGGAACATTGGACGATATGGGAACACTCATAGTGGTTGGATGCCAGTTTGTGACTATGTGGGCAAATTCTGCAACAAGATGACAACTTCTGTGATACTTTCTTACTTGGCTTTCGCTTGCTTAGTGATGCTTACTATCTTATCTGCTAGCAATTGTAGACTGATTCAAGTTTAA
- the LOC142630213 gene encoding uncharacterized protein LOC142630213 has protein sequence MKASENDDPISLSTQLLSTLQNQISHTQSFKGKWGLIKTKLNDLQTQLTDFTDFPNSRSNPLSLDLLYSISHTLNDAVLLSAKCQTLSLSEGKLKTQSEIDAVLAKLDRHVRDSEILIKSGVLSDGVVFESKREAVRAESRSLITRLQIGSAESKNSAVDLLSELLQGDDKNVMIAVAQGVVPVLVKLLDSSSFEMKEKAVSLISRISLVDSSKHVVIAEGLLLLNHLLRVLDSGSAFAKEKACVALQVLTFSKENARAIGSRGGISSLLEICQVGTPGSQAFATGVLKNLALFSEIKENFVEENGVGVLLGVVNSGTALAQENAIGCLCNLVSDDESFKLLVFREDGVQCLMNFWDSNNNNNRGLEAAVELLYHLASCQMIAEVIVSEGVIGRLMGVLNCGVLGVRVAAAKAVYELGFSTRTRKEIGECGCVGPLIRMLDGKAVEEKEAAAKALSILMLYAGNKKIFKKDERGIVSAVLLLDPLVQNLDKKYPVSILTSLVHSKNCRKQMVAAGACLFLQKLVEMDIEGSKKLLDSLGRSKILGVFSRP, from the coding sequence atgAAGGCCTCAGAAAACGACGACCCCATAAGCCTCTCGACCCAGCTCCTCTCCACACTCCAAAACCaaatctcacacacacaaagcTTCAAAGGCAAATGGGGTTTGATCAAAACCAAGCTAAACGACCTCCAAACCCAACTCACAGACTTCACCGACTTCCCAAACTCTCGTTCAAACCCTCTCTCTCTAGACCTCCTTTACTCCATTTCCCACACTCTGAACGACGCTGTTTTGCTCTCTGCAAAGTGTCAGACTTTGAGCTTATCGGAAGGGAAGCTCAAAACCCAGAGCGAAATCGATGCTGTATTGGCTAAACTCGACCGCCACGTCAGAGACAGTGAGATCTTGATCAAGAGCGGTGTGCTCTCTGACGGTGTCGTTTTTGAGTCGAAGAGAGAGGCTGTGAGAGCTGAGTCGAGGAGTTTGATAACTCGGTTGCAGATTGGGTCTGCTGAGTCGAAGAACTCGGCGGTGGATTTGCTTTCGGAGCTTTTACAAGGGGATGACAAGAATGTGATGATCGCTGTGGCTCAAGGCGTGGTGCCCGTGTTGGTGAAACTGCTTGATTCGAGCTCGTTCGAGATGAAAGAGAAAGCTGTGAGTTTGATTTCGAGGATTTCATTGGTGGATTCGAGCAAGCACGTGGTGATTGCTGAGGGTCTTTTGCTTTTGAACCATTTGTTGAGAGTTTTGGACTCTGGGAGTGCTTTTGCTAAAGAAAAAGCATGTGTGGCACTTCAAGTTCTGACCTTTAGCAAAGAAAACGCACGGGCCATTGGTTCTCGAGGTGGGATTTCATCGTTGTTGGAGATTTGTCAAGTGGGAACTCCTGGTTCTCAAGCTTTTGCAACTGGGGTTCTGAAAAATCTTGCTTTGTTTAGTGAAATTAAAGAGAATTTCGTTGAGGAAAATGGGGTTGGTGTTCTTTTGGGGGTTGTGAATTCTGGGACTGCTTTGGCTCAAGAAAATGCAATTGGGTGTTTGTGTAATTTGGTTTCTGATGATGAAAGTTTTAAGCTTTTGGTTTTTAGGGAAGATGGGGTTCAGTGTTTGATGAATTTCTGGgactctaataataataacaataggGGTCTTGAAGCAGCGGTGGAACTGTTATATCACTTGGCTTCTTGTCAAATGATTGCTGAAGTTATTGTTTCAGAAGGGGTTATAGGTAGGCTTATGGGGGTCTTGAATTGTGGTGTGTTGGGTGTGAGAGTTGCGGCTGCTAAAGCTGTTTATGAGTTGGGGTTTAGTACTAGAACTAGAAAAGAGATTGGTGAATGTGGGTGTGTTGGTCCTTTAATCAGAATGTTGGATGGTAAGGCTGTGGAAGAGAAAGAAGCTGCTGCAAAGGCTTTGTCAATTTTAATGTTGTATGCTGGGAATAAGAAGATTTTTAAGAAGGATGAGAGGGGGATTGTGAGTGCAGTTCTGCTTTTGGACCCTTTGGTTCAGAATTTGGATAAGAAATACCCTGTCTCCATATTGACCTCGCTTGTGCATTCAAAGAATTGTAGGAAACAAATGGTTGCTGCTGGTGCTTGTCTGTTCTTGCAGAAGCTTGTTGAGATGGATATTGAGGGGTCTAAGAAGCTTCTTGATAGCCTCGGTCGGAGTAAGATATTGGGGGTGTTTTCCAGACCTTAG